A region of Flavobacterium indicum GPTSA100-9 = DSM 17447 DNA encodes the following proteins:
- a CDS encoding chalcone isomerase family protein, which translates to MKRIILTLLVVCSTLISQAQTTVSGVKVDNKLSIEGKSLTLNGAGVREKFFMDLYVGSLYVTKKSSDGNAIMNANESMAIKLNIISGMITSEKMISAINEGFENSTNKKTAPLKAKIDKFKGFFKEKINKGDVFIIGYTPEDGVVVYKNGTKKGSIDGLDFKKALFGIWLCNKPADDDLKAGMLGK; encoded by the coding sequence ATGAAAAGAATCATTTTAACATTACTTGTCGTTTGTTCGACACTAATTTCTCAAGCTCAAACAACAGTTTCTGGTGTAAAAGTTGATAATAAACTATCAATAGAAGGTAAAAGTTTAACGCTTAATGGGGCTGGTGTAAGAGAAAAATTCTTTATGGATTTATATGTTGGTTCACTTTATGTAACCAAAAAATCATCTGATGGTAATGCAATAATGAATGCTAATGAAAGTATGGCAATTAAATTAAACATTATTTCTGGTATGATTACTTCAGAAAAAATGATTAGTGCAATAAATGAAGGTTTTGAAAATTCTACGAATAAAAAAACAGCTCCTTTAAAAGCTAAAATTGATAAGTTTAAAGGTTTCTTTAAAGAAAAAATCAATAAAGGTGATGTATTTATTATTGGTTATACTCCTGAAGATGGGGTAGTCGTATATAAAAACGGTACAAAAAAAGGAAGTATAGACGGACTTGATTTTAAAAAAGCATTATTCGGAATTTGGTTGTGTAACAAACCAGCAGATGATGATTTAAAAGCAGGAATGTTAGGAAAATAA
- a CDS encoding nuclear transport factor 2 family protein → MIAQQNESIALKWFEAFNQHNLEDLLSLYDDHAEHFSPKLKIRKPETEGLIKGKNELRIWWKDAFDRLPTLHYKVTSLTANSERVFMEYIRQVENEEDMLVAEVLDIKDGKIIFSRVYHG, encoded by the coding sequence ATGATTGCACAACAAAACGAATCGATTGCATTAAAATGGTTTGAAGCATTTAACCAACATAATTTAGAAGACTTATTAAGCTTGTACGACGACCACGCAGAACACTTTAGTCCGAAATTGAAAATCAGAAAACCTGAAACCGAGGGATTAATTAAAGGTAAAAACGAATTACGCATTTGGTGGAAAGATGCTTTTGACCGATTACCAACTTTACATTATAAAGTTACTTCATTAACAGCAAATAGCGAAAGAGTATTTATGGAATACATCCGTCAAGTTGAAAATGAAGAAGATATGTTAGTTGCTGAAGTTTTGGATATAAAAGACGGTAAAATTATTTTTTCAAGAGTCTATCATGGCTAA
- a CDS encoding M42 family metallopeptidase, with protein MSKSILKEQSIQFLEQYLNNASPTGYESEGQKIWMDYLKPYVDTFITDIYGTAVGVINPDAPYKVVIEGHSDEISWYVNYITEDGLIYVIRNGGSDHQIAPSKRVNIHTKKGIVRGVFGWPAIHTRGRSGKAEETPKIENIFIDCGCSSKKEVEELGVHVGCVITYPDEFEILNKNKFICRAIDNRMGGFMIAEVARLLHENKKKLPFGLYIVNSVQEEIGLRGAEMITQTIKPNVAIVTDVCHDTTTPMIDKKIEGDLKMGNGPVIAYAPAVQNNLRDLIVTTAEEKKIPFQRHATSRVTGTDTDAFAYSNGGVPSALISLPLRYMHTTVEMVHRDDVENVIQLIYESLLRIENNHDFSYFK; from the coding sequence ATGAGTAAAAGTATTTTAAAAGAGCAATCAATACAATTTTTAGAGCAGTATTTAAATAATGCATCTCCAACAGGATATGAAAGTGAAGGTCAAAAAATTTGGATGGATTATTTAAAACCTTATGTGGACACATTTATAACTGACATTTATGGTACAGCTGTTGGTGTAATTAATCCGGATGCACCTTATAAAGTAGTAATTGAAGGACATAGCGATGAAATTTCGTGGTATGTAAATTATATTACTGAAGATGGTTTAATTTATGTCATTAGAAATGGTGGAAGCGACCATCAGATTGCGCCATCGAAACGTGTTAATATTCACACTAAAAAAGGAATTGTACGTGGGGTCTTTGGATGGCCAGCTATTCATACAAGAGGTAGAAGTGGAAAAGCGGAAGAAACACCTAAAATTGAAAACATTTTTATTGACTGTGGTTGTTCTTCTAAAAAAGAAGTGGAAGAATTGGGGGTTCATGTAGGTTGTGTGATTACATATCCTGATGAATTTGAAATTTTAAATAAAAACAAATTCATTTGTAGAGCCATTGATAATCGTATGGGTGGTTTTATGATTGCAGAAGTTGCCCGACTTTTACATGAAAATAAAAAGAAATTACCATTTGGATTGTACATCGTAAATTCGGTTCAGGAAGAAATTGGTTTAAGAGGTGCTGAAATGATTACACAAACCATTAAGCCAAATGTTGCAATTGTAACTGACGTTTGTCATGACACCACTACACCAATGATTGATAAAAAAATTGAAGGTGATTTAAAAATGGGGAACGGTCCAGTAATTGCCTATGCGCCTGCGGTTCAAAATAATTTAAGAGATTTAATTGTAACTACTGCGGAAGAAAAAAAGATTCCATTTCAAAGACATGCCACATCTCGTGTGACTGGAACCGACACGGATGCATTTGCATATAGTAATGGTGGTGTACCGAGTGCTTTAATCTCTTTACCTTTGAGATACATGCATACTACTGTTGAAATGGTTCATAGGGATGATGTTGAAAATGTAATTCAATTGATTTATGAATCGTTATTAAGAATTGAAAACAATCACGATTTTTCATATTTTAAATAG
- a CDS encoding DUF4294 domain-containing protein, with the protein MQRYFIVLFFITLGGSFSFAQNNSGISDTIEYIQDSDTIKEIVIEEVMVSDEYSIKLTKEEKEQLKLLQKRVRVVYPYAKLTAEKLVQINSTMAKLKTEKERKKYFKIAEKYLNDEFEPKLKKLSQKQGQILVKLIHRQTGITTFDLIKDYKSGWKAFWSNKTAQLFNINLKKEYNPMEVPEDYYIETFLIKCFAEGKLVKQPAAKPINEDELTENWIQKNRAKVQAEKAKVND; encoded by the coding sequence ATGCAACGATATTTTATAGTTTTATTTTTCATTACACTTGGCGGTTCTTTTTCATTTGCCCAAAATAATTCGGGTATCTCAGATACTATTGAATACATTCAAGATTCCGACACAATCAAAGAGATAGTAATTGAAGAAGTGATGGTTTCAGACGAATATTCTATTAAATTAACCAAAGAAGAAAAAGAACAATTAAAGTTACTTCAAAAAAGAGTTCGTGTGGTCTACCCTTATGCTAAGTTAACGGCAGAAAAATTAGTGCAGATCAATTCAACAATGGCAAAATTAAAAACAGAAAAAGAAAGAAAGAAATATTTTAAAATTGCCGAAAAGTATTTAAATGACGAATTTGAGCCTAAATTAAAAAAGTTGTCACAAAAACAAGGTCAAATTTTGGTAAAGCTCATTCACCGACAAACAGGAATTACGACTTTCGATTTAATAAAAGATTACAAAAGTGGGTGGAAGGCGTTTTGGTCGAACAAAACTGCTCAATTATTTAATATCAATTTGAAGAAAGAATACAATCCAATGGAAGTTCCAGAAGATTATTATATCGAAACGTTTTTAATAAAATGTTTTGCAGAAGGCAAATTAGTTAAGCAACCTGCGGCAAAACCAATAAACGAAGATGAATTAACAGAAAACTGGATTCAAAAGAATAGAGCTAAAGTTCAAGCCGAAAAAGCAAAGGTAAATGATTAG
- a CDS encoding PUR family DNA/RNA-binding protein — MNDKEMLEKDIFSKVLRAGRRTYFFDVRATKADDYYITITESKKFTEEDGSYHFKKHKIYLYKEDFASFKEILDEMTDYVINQKGEEVISERHQKDFKKEVFTERTEETRSTNSFTDVDFDDI, encoded by the coding sequence ATGAATGACAAAGAAATGTTAGAAAAAGATATTTTTTCTAAGGTATTAAGAGCAGGAAGAAGAACTTATTTCTTCGATGTTAGAGCTACTAAAGCTGATGATTATTACATCACAATTACAGAAAGTAAAAAATTCACAGAAGAGGACGGTTCATACCACTTCAAAAAACACAAAATTTACTTATACAAAGAAGATTTTGCATCTTTCAAAGAAATTTTAGATGAAATGACAGATTATGTTATTAATCAAAAGGGAGAAGAAGTTATCTCTGAAAGACATCAAAAAGATTTCAAAAAAGAAGTATTTACAGAAAGAACAGAAGAAACTAGATCTACTAATAGTTTTACGGACGTTGATTTCGACGATATTTAA
- a CDS encoding ABC transporter ATP-binding protein, whose translation MKELQYLNKYFLKYKYRFLLGIIITIVAQIFSLFTPELVGNSIKTIEIFIKSNGQNSDYLKSNLLKNIGLIILCTLIAGFLTFLMRQTLIVMSRFVEFDLKNEIFLHYEALSQNFYKKNRTGDLMNRISEDVGKVRMYVGPAVMYTINTIIRFAAIIISMSSINWKLTLYSLAPLPILSYSIFILSKEINKKSTNYQQNLSKLSSFTQEFFSGIRVIKAYALEQKRNEEFKTLSNDSKTKNLALSKTNALFGPLMVFLIGLSYLIVILVGGKMYINEEIKDLGVIAQFLLYIGMLVWPVASFGWVSSLVQEAEASQKRINEFLKEKPEIKNEGSITSSIKGQIEFKNVSYTYEDTNIQALKNINFKIDSGKTLAILGKTGSGKSTILNLITRIHDIESGEITIDNNTIKSIELVHLRNNISIVPQDPFLFSDTIKNNILFGKSNALDEEIIEVAKIASVHENIANFTNKYETMLGERGITLSGGQKQRISIARAILKQAPILLLDDCLSAVDTETEEKILSNFKNIFKNKTTIIVTHRASSAKNADQIIILDEGNIIQQGTHNELINKEGYYKELFLKQLSEKEIA comes from the coding sequence ATGAAAGAATTACAATATTTAAATAAATATTTTCTAAAATATAAATATCGATTTTTACTAGGAATCATTATTACTATAGTAGCACAAATCTTTTCACTTTTTACTCCAGAGTTAGTTGGAAATTCAATAAAAACTATAGAAATTTTCATAAAATCGAATGGCCAAAACAGCGATTATCTTAAATCTAATTTACTAAAAAACATAGGTTTAATAATCTTGTGTACTTTAATTGCAGGATTCCTCACCTTTTTAATGCGACAAACCTTAATTGTGATGTCACGCTTTGTAGAATTTGATTTAAAAAACGAGATTTTTTTACATTATGAAGCTCTTTCGCAAAATTTTTACAAAAAAAATAGAACTGGCGACTTAATGAACCGCATTAGTGAAGATGTTGGAAAAGTAAGAATGTATGTAGGCCCCGCAGTAATGTACACCATTAATACAATTATTCGATTTGCTGCAATAATCATAAGTATGTCCAGTATCAATTGGAAACTAACTTTATACTCATTAGCACCTTTACCAATACTTTCGTACAGCATTTTCATATTAAGTAAAGAAATCAACAAAAAAAGTACAAATTACCAACAGAATTTATCAAAATTATCTTCATTTACTCAAGAATTCTTTTCGGGAATACGAGTAATAAAAGCCTATGCGTTAGAACAAAAAAGAAATGAAGAGTTTAAAACTTTATCTAACGATAGTAAAACAAAAAACTTAGCCTTATCAAAAACGAATGCACTATTTGGCCCGTTGATGGTATTTCTTATTGGATTAAGTTACTTGATAGTCATCCTTGTTGGAGGAAAAATGTATATCAATGAAGAAATAAAAGATTTAGGAGTTATTGCACAATTTTTACTTTATATAGGAATGTTAGTGTGGCCAGTAGCTTCATTTGGTTGGGTATCCTCATTGGTTCAAGAAGCAGAGGCTTCACAAAAAAGAATAAATGAATTTTTAAAAGAAAAACCAGAAATTAAAAATGAAGGAAGCATTACTTCATCAATTAAGGGGCAAATTGAATTTAAAAATGTAAGTTATACTTATGAAGACACAAATATTCAAGCGTTAAAAAATATAAATTTTAAAATAGATTCTGGTAAAACATTAGCAATTTTAGGCAAAACAGGTTCTGGCAAATCAACCATATTAAATTTAATAACCCGAATACATGATATTGAATCAGGTGAAATTACAATTGACAACAACACCATCAAATCAATTGAATTAGTTCATCTAAGAAATAACATCAGCATTGTACCCCAAGATCCATTTTTATTTTCTGATACAATTAAAAACAATATACTATTCGGAAAAAGTAATGCCTTAGATGAAGAAATAATAGAAGTTGCTAAAATAGCATCCGTACACGAAAACATTGCTAATTTCACTAATAAATATGAAACAATGCTTGGTGAAAGAGGAATTACATTATCAGGTGGTCAAAAACAAAGAATATCAATTGCGAGAGCAATACTTAAACAAGCTCCAATTTTATTATTAGATGATTGCTTAAGTGCTGTTGATACGGAAACTGAAGAAAAAATCCTTTCAAATTTCAAAAATATATTTAAAAATAAAACTACTATAATTGTAACACATAGGGCTTCTTCTGCCAAAAATGCAGATCAAATAATAATTCTTGATGAAGGCAATATAATACAACAAGGAACTCATAATGAACTAATAAACAAAGAAGGTTACTATAAAGAATTGTTTTTAAAACAACTTTCTGAAAAAGAAATTGCCTAA